In Streptomyces sp. NBC_00704, a genomic segment contains:
- a CDS encoding SCO3933 family regulatory protein, which yields MARIRVGLLPTSSFMVGTLPVPKYADQEKTQFATDRETGAKLYTITLFFMEEDRAEALKITVPETGLPNGLRPGVPVMPVELFATPWARIFNGSLSDGIAYRAGRLDLVAPDAEAA from the coding sequence ATGGCACGCATCCGTGTTGGTCTGCTCCCCACCTCGTCGTTCATGGTCGGCACCCTGCCGGTGCCGAAGTACGCGGACCAGGAGAAGACGCAGTTCGCCACCGACCGTGAGACCGGCGCGAAGCTCTACACGATCACCCTCTTCTTCATGGAGGAGGACCGTGCCGAAGCTCTGAAGATCACCGTTCCGGAGACCGGACTGCCCAACGGCCTCCGACCGGGTGTCCCGGTCATGCCGGTGGAACTGTTCGCCACCCCCTGGGCGCGGATCTTCAACGGCTCGCTCTCGGACGGCATCGCCTACCGCGCGGGTCGGCTGGACCTGGTGGCCCCGGACGCTGAAGCGGCGTGA
- a CDS encoding cell division protein FtsK: MKDPNAPTEGILGHVPLVVVLVLAVLVGWAAWWVVRYVRTDAMTRQSIRQAVRVRWGWKRLAPMLKLSATDKTPTALASLANTSGKPIKPRVLIPTLKVKHDAYGVIARAQCLPGVGLQQFQKAGPHLADAWRCTRVAVTQDKPGQVLIRGVRLDPLKFPTEHHPTGEPPEETARWDLGLDEYAQPVSVNLTQVPGVTVAGLPGFGKTSLINRLLSDWAPSPAVQFACADGKVSAAYEGDYADWVQRMFAFVGDDLEEANKLFRHLVELRRARSASVRQMLGVKSMWDVGPSEHWPLVVLIVDEAHTYFRDHKGSDQQTKKLAALAAENARLVEDLVKKGRSVGLLVILTTQKSTGDAIPTFIRDVCPVGLSFAQKTAEASVAALGEEIREWPDANPINLQDPTYVGVASMNHQSQPGFTRIRTPYVPDAEAARVAERTAHLTADPSVLLEAFLGLRLADVDLTKLDV, from the coding sequence ATGAAGGATCCGAACGCCCCCACGGAAGGCATCCTCGGTCACGTCCCGCTCGTCGTCGTCCTGGTGCTCGCCGTGCTCGTTGGGTGGGCTGCCTGGTGGGTAGTCCGTTACGTTCGCACCGATGCCATGACCCGCCAGTCCATACGGCAGGCCGTACGCGTGCGGTGGGGCTGGAAGCGGCTCGCGCCGATGCTCAAGCTTTCGGCAACGGACAAGACACCGACCGCGCTGGCGTCCCTGGCGAACACAAGCGGCAAGCCCATCAAGCCGCGCGTCCTCATCCCCACCCTGAAGGTGAAGCACGACGCGTACGGAGTGATCGCGCGGGCTCAGTGTCTGCCTGGCGTCGGGCTCCAGCAGTTCCAGAAAGCGGGCCCGCATCTCGCGGACGCCTGGCGGTGCACACGGGTGGCGGTCACCCAGGACAAGCCTGGGCAGGTCCTCATCCGGGGCGTACGACTGGACCCGCTGAAGTTCCCCACCGAACACCACCCCACAGGTGAACCACCGGAGGAGACAGCCCGGTGGGATCTGGGCCTGGACGAGTACGCGCAACCCGTGTCCGTGAATCTCACGCAGGTGCCGGGCGTGACCGTGGCCGGCCTTCCCGGCTTCGGCAAGACCAGTCTGATCAACCGGCTTCTCTCCGACTGGGCGCCCTCGCCCGCAGTGCAGTTCGCCTGCGCGGACGGCAAGGTGTCGGCTGCCTACGAAGGTGACTACGCGGACTGGGTCCAACGCATGTTCGCCTTCGTGGGCGATGACCTGGAAGAGGCCAACAAGCTGTTCCGGCACCTGGTGGAACTCCGACGTGCCCGGTCGGCTTCAGTGCGCCAGATGCTCGGCGTGAAGTCCATGTGGGACGTCGGGCCGTCCGAGCACTGGCCCCTGGTCGTGCTGATCGTCGACGAAGCCCACACCTACTTCCGCGACCACAAGGGCAGCGACCAGCAGACGAAGAAGCTGGCCGCGCTCGCCGCCGAGAACGCGCGGCTCGTGGAAGACCTGGTGAAGAAGGGCCGGTCCGTGGGCTTGCTCGTCATCCTCACCACTCAGAAGTCCACCGGCGACGCGATCCCCACCTTCATCCGCGACGTGTGCCCCGTCGGCTTGAGCTTCGCCCAGAAGACCGCCGAAGCCTCCGTGGCCGCGCTCGGTGAGGAGATTCGGGAATGGCCGGATGCCAACCCGATCAACCTCCAGGACCCCACCTACGTCGGCGTCGCCTCGATGAACCATCAGTCGCAACCCGGCTTCACCCGCATCCGCACGCCCTACGTGCCCGACGCGGAAGCGGCTCGCGTCGCCGAACGGACGGCGCACCTCACTGCCGACCCCTCCGTCCTCCTGGAAGCCTTCCTCGGCCTTCGCCTGGCGGACGTGGACCTGACCAAGCTCGACGTCTGA